In a single window of the Arachis hypogaea cultivar Tifrunner chromosome 6, arahy.Tifrunner.gnm2.J5K5, whole genome shotgun sequence genome:
- the LOC112698154 gene encoding aquaporin TIP1-2-like codes for MVEQQVSSSVQTYKVSSLDSKKSLKSSFLSFIGAHEIFMPETWKTALTELVATASLMFTLTTSIIACLDSHEVAAKLLVPLAVFIIAFLFLIVTIPLSGGHMSPVFTFIAALKGVVTLVRALIYVIAQCIGSIIGFIMLKCVMDPKLEHKYSLGGCTISNDSDKGLGSKPQVALLVEFSCTFLVLFIGITLGFDKKRSKELGLPMVCVVIAGAMALAVFVSITVTGQLGYAGVGLNPARCLGPALLKGGLLWNGHWVFWVGPFLACITYYGVSINLPKESMTLENGEYDVSNLALGHSKSVSRSAVSNDLQV; via the exons ATGGTGGAACAACAAGTTTCAAGTTCTGTTCAGACATACAAGGTTAGCTCTTTGGATAGCAAGAAGTCTTTAAAGTCtagttttctttctttcattggAGCACATGAGATTTTCATGCCAGAG aCATGGAAAACAGCATTGACTGAGTTAGTTGCAACTGCTTCTCTAATGTTCACACTGACAACCTCAATCATAGCATGTTTGGACTCGCACGAAGTTGCTGCAAAGCTTCTAGTCCCTCTTGCAGTGTTCATCATAGCCTTCTTGTTCCTAATAGTCACAATTCCACTCTCTGGAGGTCACATGAGTCCTGTTTTCACATTCATAGCAGCATTAAAGGGTGTTGTTACTCTAGTACGTGCACTAATTTATGTCATAGCACAATGCATTGGTTCAATTATTGGTTTCATTATGCTAAAATGTGTCATGGATCCAAAATTGGAACACAAATATTCATTAGGAGGATGTACAATTAGTAATGATAGTGATAAAGGACTAGGATCAAAGCCACAAGTTGCATTGTTAGTAGAATTTTCATGCACATTTTTGGTGCTATTTATTGGTATTACTTTGGGATTTGATAAGAAAAGGTCAAAGGAATTAGGATTACCTATGGTGTGTGTTGTGATTGCTGGGGCAATGGCATTGGCAGTGTTTGTGTCTATAACTGTTACTGGGCAATTGGGCTACGCAGGTGTTGGACTTAACCCAGCAAGATGTTTGGGTCCAGCTTTGTTAAAAGGTGGATTATTGTGGAATGGACATTGGGTTTTTTGGGTGGGGCCTTTCCTGGCCTGTATAACGTATTATGGGGTATCTATTAATCTGCCAAAGGAGAGTATGACTTTGGAAAATGGAGAATATGATGTGTCGAATTTGGCTTTGGGCCATAGTAAGAGTGTTTCTAGGAGTGCTGTctcaaatgatcttcaagtttGA